Within the Leptospira stimsonii genome, the region AAATGACTTCCGCAAAATTCAAAAAATCTAATTTACATTCCGATCGCGGCGCCGCCGTCGACTCTCAAATAGGTTCCGGTGATATAATTGGATTGATCGCTTAAGAAGAATTTCACCGCATTCGCGATCTCTTGTTGTGTTCCCGGTCTTCTCAGAGGAATGAACATAGGATCGGTGAGTTTCTTCTGAACTTCTTCAGGTAAAGAAGCGGTCATGTCCGTTTGCACGTATCCGGGACAAACCGCGTTTACGAGAACGTTTCTCCCGGAAAATTCTCTTGCGGAAACTTTTGTAAGAGCGATCACGCCGGCTTTGGAAGCGGAGTAGTTTGCTTGTCCCGGTTGTCCGGTAAGCCCGGAGACGGAAGAGATGTTCACGATTCTTCCTGATTCCGCTTTGAGAAGAAGTTTCGATGCGGACTTAGTCATCAGAAAAACGCCTTTTAGGTTTACGTCCATCACGAAGTCGAATTCTTGCTCGCTCATTCTCATGAGAAGATTGTCCTTGAGAACTCCAGCGTTGTTTACGAGAAAATCCAATTTCCCGAATTTCTCCTTAATTCCCGCGATCACGGCGTCGCAATCTTCCGGCTTTGTGACGTTACACGGAATTCCTAAGGTTTTCACTCCGAATTCTTTGGCGATATCCGCCGCCGCTTGTTCGATATGTTCTTTGTTGAGGTCGCATACTACTATGTCCCCTCCCTCTTTTGCGATAGTATTTGCGATTGCTCTTCCGAGTCCGCGTGGAGACGCCGCTCCGGTAACGAGTGCTACTTTTCCTTCGAATTGTTTAGACATGATTTCCCTCGTGTCGAGATGCTGATTGGCTTTCCATTTCCTTGAGAGAAATAGAATTGCCAAGTAAAAACTTTCTCCCGAATTTCCTTTGCCTTTCTAAAACGAAAATATATCATCGTTAGATGAACATTCTTTCATTTTGAATTTGGAGAATCAAAACATGCAGTCCTCATACAATCGCCCTTTGCAATCGATCGGTCCTATTGAAGCCGTTTATCTTCCCGGAAATCCGGAAGCATACACGATCATTCTTTTTCACGGGTACGGAGCGAACGCTTACGACCTTTCTCCTCTCAGCGCCTATCTTGATCTTCCCGAAGGAACCAATTGGCTTTTTCCAAACGGGATTTTGGAAATTCCGGTGATGCCCGGTTACAATGGAAGGGCTTGGTTTCCGATTGATATGGAAGCTCTTCAGAGGGCGATGGTCACCGGAGGTTATAGAGATTTCGCGGATCGATATCCTTCCGGACTTGAGAGCGCGCGAGAGAAGGCGGTCGAGATGATTCGGAGTTTGGGACTCACTATGGATAAAGTGATTCTCGGAGGCTTTAGTCAAGGTGCTATGCTCGCAACCGATATCGCGCTTCATTCCGAGATCAATCCTGCCGGGCTTCTGATTCTTTCCGGAACTATGATCAGTGAAACGGATTGGAGGCGTTTGGCGGAAAAGAAGAGGGATTACAAATTTTTTCAGAGTCACGGAAGAATGGATCCTGTGCTCGGTTATGCGGCTGCGAAAAAGTTGGAACAACTTTTGATCGGAGCCGGTTGGAAAGGAGAAATGATCGCTTTTCCGGGTGGACACGAAATTCCTGAGATCGTACTTAGGGGAATGAACCTGTACCTCAGGAACATCACCGGATGACAGCAACACTTGTAGAAAAATACATCGCTCTAAAAAACAAGTATCGAAATTACGATACGAAAGAAGCTCTCAAACGGATGCAGGCTTTTCGGATCGCGCTGAAAGAATTGCAAGAGAAAGGTTTTCATACCGGAGTCGAAATTTTGGGTTCGATCAATTTCGGAATCGTGGAAACCGCTTCCGATATCGATTGTATTCTTCTTCATTTTTGCGATCTTCACAAAGAGGTGGAATGTCCCGAATACTGTCCTAACTTTCTTTACGAGACAGAAGAGATCAAAGCCTCTCTTCGAAAACGTCTGAACGACGAAAATCTGAAAGTCGAATTCTTGGATTGTATCAATTTAAGAATGGTGGAAAAAGCCATGGAGAAGAAGGAGAATCTAAAAGAGAGCGAACTCTTGAAGAGACTTATGTTCTATCGAACGATCGGAAGACCGGTGAATCGTCCGCTTTTTATTCCTTATTGCGAAAAGCTGGAAGAAAACGAAGAATTTCTTCAGGATATTTTAGAATGGGGTTCCGAGGCGCTGGAGGATTACATCCGCACTTCGAGACACCGCTTTTCGTTTAACAAATACAACGAAAGAATCGAAGGGGCTGGGCTTGCGTTACCTCCCGGATTAAAAGAAGAATTGAAAAGTTATCTGGACCAAGTTCCTGAAAATAGTTGAAAGGGAACTTTGTTCCGGTCTAAGATAGGGAAGCTGTATTCGGAATCTTTCTCTTTTGGCGTCGTACATTCAAAAAATAGCAAAAATATTGGAGAGCGATTAGAAAGCGATTTCCGTTTTTTGAAATGAGTGATACGCTTTTAGATCGGGTATTCTATGACTGAAAAAAAAATCAAAGCCGAATTGTTCGGTAAAATTCCTTCTCCAAAATCAAGAAGAATTTGGTCGAAACTGATTCCACTCTTGTTTTTCCTCCTTATCTTTCCCGCGCTGATGATCGGTAACAAAGTCCCCAACGGAGAATTGACGATCGATGGAAAATACAAATACTATAACGTAGGCTTGCAGGATCAGTTCACGTTTTTAGAGATCAACGGGCAGATTGAAAATCTCTCAGGAAAGGATCATGCGGAAGCATTCTTCACGATGAATTTTTACGACAGGGATGACGTCCTTTTAGAGTCGTGTCAATTCGCGGTTCAGGGGCTTCCCGCAGGACATAAGCGAGACTTCTACGCGAGTGCAAAGTATGTGGACCCGAAACTGATCAAACGGTTTACGATTGAATTCGACGGAATTAACTAATATAAAAAAGGAATATAAGAGATTACTTATGAATAGGAAAAAATTCTTTCTCAGCGTTCTCCTGGTTTTCACTCTGCATTGCGGTTCCACGGTTCATCCCGGACAGATCGGATTGTTCTGGAAACCGTTCGGGATCACAGAAGTCGGTCTTAGTAAGGATCCGGTCTTAAACGGATTTTACTGGCTGTTGCCTTGGAATGATATTTATACGTATTCGATGCAATGGGATTCTCACAAGGAAAAGGTCGATGTATTGACGAACGACGACTTAAAGATCGACGTTCAGGCAGTCATTATTCTCCGCCCGATTCGTGAGGAAATTTATCAACTTCACGTCGAGGTTGGACCGGAATATTATCGAAGTATCGTACAACCCGAATTTCGCGCATCGATTCGAAATATCGTTTCCCATCATCAGATGATTCAAATTTCGAAGAATAGCGCCGTACTCGCGCGAGATATCAAGACCGCGGTCATCGAAAGAACCAAAGGGAAACATATCGAAGTTTTCGATGTGATCCTCGATGATATCGAATATTCACCTAACATGTTGCATGCGATCGAAGCCAAACTGACGAAACAACAGGAATTGGAGCAACAAAAATACGAGCTTGAAATCGCCGAGAAAAATATCGAAATCGCGAAGAAGAAAGCGAGGGCGGATGCGGAAGCGCAGATGATTCGAGCCGACGGTCAAGCGAGGTCACAGGCGATCATCAACGAAAAGTTAACTACGAGATATCTTCAATATAAGGCTTTTGATAATCCGAATTCTAAGATGATCTTCATTCCTCTCGATAAGAGTAACCTGCCGATTGTGGTGAGTCCTAAAGAATAATTTTTGGGATCCCCGCAAAGACCGCTCTTTCGAGATTCTTCTAAGAATCCGTAAAGAGCGGGTCCGGTTCGAATTCGATTCTTCGAACGATCGTCTTTTGAATTAGGTCGAGGTGCCAGACGTAACTGTAAGAGTCGTGGAGTGCGGGACATCCCACATTCAAGACTTTATCGATAGAGTCTCCGACCCCGGAAGCCTCGAGCCAGAAAAGATAGTTTAACATAAAACAGCGGGAGACACCGTGTGTCGCAGAAAGAAGTCCCAAGAGCGCCCAAGCCTCTGTTTCAATTCTTAGATTCACTCGAACCAACTTCCCAAGGTCCTTCTGATAAAGAATCTTCCCGGCCTTTTTATTGATTCTTCTCTTAGATAACATAAACTTCTGATATCTTTTAAGAAGAGGAAAGATTCTCTTCGGAAGGACTTTTCTTTCTTCCTTGGATAAGGAATTCAGGAAACTCTCGGGAAAAAGAATCGTTTCCGTTTCTTTTCGAAACGAAGAAAGAGCGGAATGAATTTTTCTTTCGGAATAAAGTATGATTGTCCCCATACTCCGAACGGTTCCTCACAAACTCAAAACGGACGATCCCAAAGGAGTCAAAATCGATTTTTCGTAAAAATATCTTTATTTTTACGGATTTTTTAAAAACCCTTACTTTTGCAATTTCGAGCGGAAAAGAGGAAGAATAAGAATCGATAAAAAAAGAACCAGACAAGCAAAGAGAATCAGAATTGAGAAGAGTTGCATCAGTAAGCCACCGTAAAACAAAGAGTAAGGAGGATCGAATCCGAAAAAACTTTGTAAGTGTTTTCCCAGAAAAAAAACAAAGATCGAAAAAAACAACATCCAAATCAGCGGCATTCAAAATCTTCCTTAGCAAAAGAAAAAGGAATCGAAAAAAGCTTACGAACCTCTTTTTCTCTCCAAGTTAAAAATTCCATCACTCAATGGCTGATCAACGCGTGGAACTCAGGATCTTCTCGGAAATTGTCAAAGTCGCGATCCTTAAAATCGTTCTTCGGTTTCCCGAGAGCCAAGGCGATCTGCGTATAACGAAGCATCTCATCTCTATTTTTTTCCAAAGAATTTAAACAAGCCAGATTGAAAGCAAGACGGCTGTCTTTGATTTCGGAAGGAAGAAGGTTTTTCACCAAGGAAAGAAATTTTCCGCCTCCGTATTTGGCGATAAAGACGATGATATCTCCCGCAAAATATTCATTCGTATTGTACATCTTTCCGGAATCGTTTCCTTTTACGACGGACTTGGTGTTGATTCCTAATTTTTCATAGATTTCATGATAGCAGTTGAGGACCCAGCCCGCGACATCCGGTTTGTTTTCTTTTAAGAAACGATTCAAAGCGATGGAACTGATCTGCATTCCTAAGTCTCTTAATCTTTCTTTCTCCTCTTCTTTCGTGACCTTTTCTTTGTATTCCAAGATTCGATCGAATTCTCTTTTATATCGTTCCTCATTCTCATGAAAGTTTTGATCGAGCCTCTCGATGGATTCTTCCATCGTGCTCTTCCAAACGCCTGCGTAGTCCTCCATAACTTCGCCGACGATATCGTCCAAAAGTTCCTGATCTTCTTCCGAGATTTTCTTTTTCTCTTTAGCGGCTTTGTCCTTCGGGAAATATTCTTCGAAGAATCCATTCTCAATCCCTTTTTGAGAATGATAAACGACACTTGCTTCTTCGTCGTGGTAATGCGAATACGCGAAATAAACTCCTTCTTCTTGCGGAATCTTTTTGAATTCTTTTCCGTGAGCGACGGAGACGAAATTTTCTATGGACAAGAACGCGAGAATATCCCGAACGGAATTGTAATCGTCTCCGAGAATTTCCATGATCTGAATCCCGGAAATTTGTGAAGATTTATGATTTTCTAATATAAATTCGTAAAAGGAAGTGAAATTCAAAAAGTAATCGATAACGTTGGCCCCCTCCGAAATCGCTTCTTCGTAGTCATTCCCCGAATGCCAATCAAAACCGAGATAAACGATTTCTCCCGCGTCGTCCCAATAAGAATCAAAAACGAGAATTTTCTCTTTTACGACACCTTTTTTTCCAAGACCCTTTACCCATTTTAAAATCGTTCTATGAATTCGGAATGCGAGAGAGTGCCAGTCGAATTCTAAAATTCGTTTTGCGACCTCGGAATCGTTTTCGGAAACTTGAACCGCCTTGTGGGCCATAAATTCTTGAAACCTTCTGGAGACGATCGGAGTTCCGTCGAACGGTAAATCCTCGTTCGAGTCCACATCGATATCTCGAACCCAGCGAGCAATTTCTCGGAGTAAGAATCCGCCCATTCCGTAACGAACCGCGGGAGGTTCTAAGTCGCAACTTCCGTGATCGACACAAGAGATGGCGGGTTCTCCGTATTTGTTTTTGATAAAGGGATGATAGACGAGCCAGTTCTGGCAATCGTCAAAAGCGCCTAACGACTGTACGTCGGAGAAACTCTTTCCAACGATTTCGAGAGGGGCGATCCACCAACTTTCGCCTTCTTCCAGGACCTCCTTTTCCCAACTGGAATCGTCTTTCACTGTGGCAGGGAGCTCGGGTGAATTTGCGTTTGCGCTGATCCCTCGGATTGCAAAGGTCGGATAATCGTCTTCGGCGTGTTTGATTTCGACACCGTTGAAGATGCTAACGAATTCTGCCATGGATTTCGGAACGGAAGTATGGATTTTTCCCGGAAACGGTTTTTGCCAACAAAGATGAATCGGAGTTTCGTCGTCGTATGACCAAGGTAAGGTGACAATCAATTGATCCTCTTCGATCTTTACGTCGGTAATTTGAGAAAGAATTTGATCCAGAAGAATCTTGCATTCTTCCGTTTCGATCAAAAATTGAAAGTGTTTTCGAAGCGCTTCTTTTTGTTCGGAAGATTCTACGATTTGATTCCAGCTCTTTAGGAAGTTCGGATCGCCGGAAAGAATTTTGTATTGTGGGATTTCACTGGATTCTTGAAAACCTTGTTTCGATTTTTCTTCTACGAGTCTTTCGAATTCCTTACTGCAATCGTCTCTCTTTTCAAAATTAAGAATTCGTCTTTTCGCGACCGAACCTGTTTTTCCAAAAGAAAGAATAATGGAATAACCGGACATCTCGATTTGCCAGAATGTCTCGAGTCCGTTCTGAGTATGAGTGAAATGTTTTCTCATGATAAAACCTAATTCTTAGATTGAAATGATTGAGTACTTTCAGTATAACTTATCGCAGAGAAAATTGCCTATCGCGTTATATTCTGAAAAGAACAGAATTATACATCCAGAGATTACAACTCTTGCGAGTTTTCTCCGGGATCTCAGCTAGTTTTTGCGATTGCTTGAACCGGATCGGAAACGTGTCGAATGTCCATTCCCGTATTCAAACGGACCAATTCTTCCGCGATGTTGACCGCATAGTCTCCCGTTCTTTCCAAACAAAGAATGAGACGATATACGTCCGCAAATTGATTCTTATCCAATCTTGGATCCATAACGAATTTTAAGAATGCGGATTGGCAGAGATTATTGATTTCTTCTTCGACAGAATGAACGCTTCCATAGAAACGATTTTTTTCTTCGACTAACGATTCCACTGCCATACCCACGATGGTAATTACCCTGGATAAAAGTTTATTTAGAATTTCCTCGTCGCAGAAAAACCGTTTCGGGATCAGTCCTCTTCGAAAACATTTCGCGCAGTTTACGATCTGATCTCCCATTCTTTCTAAGTTTCGAGTGATCCGGATCGCGGAGAGGGCAAATCGAAGCGGATCTCTTTTTAAGATCACTTCTCCGTCGACTTGATCCATCCCCATGGAATTCCGATTTGCGACGGCTTCTAAGATCGCGTTTTGGGAAAGGTTGTCGTTTTGTTTTTCAAGGTTGTCGATGAGATCGTCCCGGTCGATTAGCTTTCTTGCAAGTTCGGAATCGTCAGCTTCCAAAGCGTCGTCGAGAATGAGTACTTGTTCGA harbors:
- a CDS encoding beta-ketoacyl-ACP reductase, which codes for MSKQFEGKVALVTGAASPRGLGRAIANTIAKEGGDIVVCDLNKEHIEQAAADIAKEFGVKTLGIPCNVTKPEDCDAVIAGIKEKFGKLDFLVNNAGVLKDNLLMRMSEQEFDFVMDVNLKGVFLMTKSASKLLLKAESGRIVNISSVSGLTGQPGQANYSASKAGVIALTKVSAREFSGRNVLVNAVCPGYVQTDMTASLPEEVQKKLTDPMFIPLRRPGTQQEIANAVKFFLSDQSNYITGTYLRVDGGAAIGM
- a CDS encoding alpha/beta hydrolase — protein: MQSSYNRPLQSIGPIEAVYLPGNPEAYTIILFHGYGANAYDLSPLSAYLDLPEGTNWLFPNGILEIPVMPGYNGRAWFPIDMEALQRAMVTGGYRDFADRYPSGLESAREKAVEMIRSLGLTMDKVILGGFSQGAMLATDIALHSEINPAGLLILSGTMISETDWRRLAEKKRDYKFFQSHGRMDPVLGYAAAKKLEQLLIGAGWKGEMIAFPGGHEIPEIVLRGMNLYLRNITG
- a CDS encoding FxLYD domain-containing protein; the encoded protein is MTEKKIKAELFGKIPSPKSRRIWSKLIPLLFFLLIFPALMIGNKVPNGELTIDGKYKYYNVGLQDQFTFLEINGQIENLSGKDHAEAFFTMNFYDRDDVLLESCQFAVQGLPAGHKRDFYASAKYVDPKLIKRFTIEFDGIN
- a CDS encoding prohibitin family protein, whose amino-acid sequence is MNRKKFFLSVLLVFTLHCGSTVHPGQIGLFWKPFGITEVGLSKDPVLNGFYWLLPWNDIYTYSMQWDSHKEKVDVLTNDDLKIDVQAVIILRPIREEIYQLHVEVGPEYYRSIVQPEFRASIRNIVSHHQMIQISKNSAVLARDIKTAVIERTKGKHIEVFDVILDDIEYSPNMLHAIEAKLTKQQELEQQKYELEIAEKNIEIAKKKARADAEAQMIRADGQARSQAIINEKLTTRYLQYKAFDNPNSKMIFIPLDKSNLPIVVSPKE
- a CDS encoding DUF1564 domain-containing protein: MGTIILYSERKIHSALSSFRKETETILFPESFLNSLSKEERKVLPKRIFPLLKRYQKFMLSKRRINKKAGKILYQKDLGKLVRVNLRIETEAWALLGLLSATHGVSRCFMLNYLFWLEASGVGDSIDKVLNVGCPALHDSYSYVWHLDLIQKTIVRRIEFEPDPLFTDS
- a CDS encoding TPR end-of-group domain-containing protein, which encodes MRKHFTHTQNGLETFWQIEMSGYSIILSFGKTGSVAKRRILNFEKRDDCSKEFERLVEEKSKQGFQESSEIPQYKILSGDPNFLKSWNQIVESSEQKEALRKHFQFLIETEECKILLDQILSQITDVKIEEDQLIVTLPWSYDDETPIHLCWQKPFPGKIHTSVPKSMAEFVSIFNGVEIKHAEDDYPTFAIRGISANANSPELPATVKDDSSWEKEVLEEGESWWIAPLEIVGKSFSDVQSLGAFDDCQNWLVYHPFIKNKYGEPAISCVDHGSCDLEPPAVRYGMGGFLLREIARWVRDIDVDSNEDLPFDGTPIVSRRFQEFMAHKAVQVSENDSEVAKRILEFDWHSLAFRIHRTILKWVKGLGKKGVVKEKILVFDSYWDDAGEIVYLGFDWHSGNDYEEAISEGANVIDYFLNFTSFYEFILENHKSSQISGIQIMEILGDDYNSVRDILAFLSIENFVSVAHGKEFKKIPQEEGVYFAYSHYHDEEASVVYHSQKGIENGFFEEYFPKDKAAKEKKKISEEDQELLDDIVGEVMEDYAGVWKSTMEESIERLDQNFHENEERYKREFDRILEYKEKVTKEEEKERLRDLGMQISSIALNRFLKENKPDVAGWVLNCYHEIYEKLGINTKSVVKGNDSGKMYNTNEYFAGDIIVFIAKYGGGKFLSLVKNLLPSEIKDSRLAFNLACLNSLEKNRDEMLRYTQIALALGKPKNDFKDRDFDNFREDPEFHALISH
- a CDS encoding phosphate signaling complex PhoU family protein, whose protein sequence is MTSKFDFLRKNLYSMAELCLEQVLILDDALEADDSELARKLIDRDDLIDNLEKQNDNLSQNAILEAVANRNSMGMDQVDGEVILKRDPLRFALSAIRITRNLERMGDQIVNCAKCFRRGLIPKRFFCDEEILNKLLSRVITIVGMAVESLVEEKNRFYGSVHSVEEEINNLCQSAFLKFVMDPRLDKNQFADVYRLILCLERTGDYAVNIAEELVRLNTGMDIRHVSDPVQAIAKTS